One window of Hujiaoplasma nucleasis genomic DNA carries:
- the era gene encoding GTPase Era, with translation MFKSGFVTIIGEPNVGKSTFLNQVLNQKIAITSNKPQTTRNVFSGIYNDDDSQIIFMDTPGIHTGKTKLSHYISSAALATVKTVDLVLYMINAYDDVKVDNLEILKQLKGVKTPVFLIINKLDTISDYERLEEAINVYKNAFNFKGVFGISALQGDNVDLLIKDIKEELEAGPKYYPDGEISDRPETFIIQEFIREKVLEYTHQEVPHSVMVYLEKYEQREKITHIHAAIVVERKSQKGIIIGKGGSMLKRIGSSARNDIQDFLKRKVYLELFCKVEEDWRNREFYLKNYGFKDSQ, from the coding sequence ATGTTTAAATCAGGCTTTGTTACTATTATTGGAGAACCTAATGTTGGGAAATCAACTTTTTTGAATCAAGTTTTGAATCAAAAAATAGCCATTACTTCTAATAAGCCACAAACAACCCGAAATGTTTTTTCGGGTATTTATAATGATGATGATTCTCAAATTATATTTATGGATACACCTGGGATTCATACAGGTAAAACTAAGTTAAGTCATTACATATCTTCTGCAGCTTTGGCAACTGTAAAAACTGTTGATTTGGTTTTGTATATGATTAATGCATATGATGATGTGAAAGTTGATAACTTGGAAATTCTGAAACAACTTAAAGGTGTTAAAACACCAGTTTTTCTAATCATTAATAAGTTGGATACCATTAGTGATTATGAGCGTTTAGAAGAGGCTATAAATGTTTATAAAAACGCCTTTAATTTCAAGGGAGTTTTTGGAATATCTGCTTTACAGGGAGACAATGTTGATCTCTTAATTAAAGATATTAAAGAAGAACTAGAAGCTGGACCAAAGTATTATCCAGATGGAGAAATCTCTGATAGACCTGAAACTTTTATTATACAAGAGTTTATAAGAGAGAAGGTATTAGAGTATACTCATCAAGAAGTCCCTCATTCAGTGATGGTTTATTTAGAAAAGTATGAACAAAGAGAAAAAATTACTCATATTCATGCAGCTATTGTCGTAGAGCGGAAGTCTCAAAAAGGTATCATTATTGGTAAAGGTGGATCAATGTTAAAAAGGATAGGTTCATCAGCTAGAAATGATATCCAAGATTTTTTAAAAAGAAAAGTTTATTTAGAACTATTTTGTAAAGTTGAAGAAGATTGGCGAAATAGAGAATTTTACTTAAAAAATTATGGATTTAAAGATTCGCAATAA
- the ybeY gene encoding rRNA maturation RNase YbeY produces MININIINQYDQESKYDIIIQKIIFHAYDYMSMSSELVINVILIDDIQMKEYNQYYRQIDKSTDVLSFENEDSDDELGDIFISIDKTKSQALEYGHSFERELAFLTLHGFLHCLGYDHLNDDEERIMFKLQDEIIDQTEFRR; encoded by the coding sequence ATGATCAACATTAATATTATCAATCAATATGATCAAGAAAGTAAATATGATATCATTATTCAAAAAATCATTTTTCATGCTTACGATTATATGAGTATGTCTAGTGAACTTGTTATTAATGTGATTCTTATAGATGATATTCAAATGAAAGAATACAATCAGTATTATCGACAAATTGATAAAAGTACGGATGTATTGTCTTTTGAAAACGAGGATAGCGATGATGAACTAGGAGATATTTTTATCTCTATTGATAAGACCAAGTCGCAAGCGCTTGAATATGGACATTCTTTTGAAAGGGAACTTGCTTTTTTGACCTTGCATGGGTTTTTACATTGCTTAGGATATGATCATCTCAATGATGATGAAGAAAGAATTATGTTTAAATTACAAGATGAAATTATAGATCAAACAGAATTTAGGAGGTAA
- the cdd gene encoding cytidine deaminase produces MKNEMLNEAIKIIENAYVPYSKFRVAAVLKLKNGQTLTGVNVENASYGLSNCAERTALFHAYAQGYRKEDIDKLLVYTDKEYFVSPCGACRQVMNELLESDAEVIMANSKGEMKSVKNKDLLPFGFSSEDL; encoded by the coding sequence ATGAAAAATGAAATGTTAAATGAAGCTATAAAAATTATTGAAAATGCTTATGTGCCTTATTCAAAGTTTAGGGTAGCTGCAGTTTTAAAACTTAAAAACGGACAAACTTTAACGGGTGTTAATGTAGAGAATGCTTCTTATGGTTTATCCAATTGTGCAGAAAGAACTGCATTATTTCATGCATATGCTCAAGGATATCGTAAGGAAGATATAGATAAACTTTTAGTTTATACTGATAAAGAATATTTTGTTTCTCCTTGCGGAGCTTGTCGTCAAGTGATGAACGAACTATTGGAATCAGATGCTGAAGTGATCATGGCTAACAGCAAGGGTGAAATGAAATCTGTTAAAAACAAAGATTTATTGCCCTTCGGCTTTTCTAGTGAGGACCTTTAA
- the rpsU gene encoding 30S ribosomal protein S21 — translation MAKTIVRDNENIEDALRRFKRDVSRSGNLAQARKKEYYEKPSVMRKQKKNKNKNK, via the coding sequence ATGGCTAAAACAATTGTTAGAGATAACGAAAATATCGAAGATGCACTTCGTCGTTTTAAACGTGACGTATCTCGTTCGGGAAATCTTGCTCAAGCCCGTAAAAAAGAGTATTACGAAAAACCAAGTGTAATGAGAAAACAAAAGAAGAACAAAAATAAAAATAAATAG
- the recO gene encoding DNA repair protein RecO, producing MELIEGIVLKQINYKESSKIIYLYTSHGKVSVLVHGSNKLKSPYLNLVRVFSHVRLFVSGKDLKTLREGEVLNYFSSIPEDLNRYAYGLHLLETVYNFSNHNHDHEKLYLFLLKILSLISISDNFELYVMMFELKLLYLLGVQPLLKHCVFCENTKTLSFSIKDGGMVCENHGSYSEYKVSAIELMIKLYYYDLSLGEKIDFHAEDIVSLRLLIDSYYEYHLNYKSKSRQMIKELMAY from the coding sequence TTGGAACTAATTGAAGGTATAGTATTAAAACAAATCAATTACAAAGAAAGTTCAAAAATTATATATCTCTATACCAGTCATGGAAAGGTTTCAGTATTGGTACATGGGAGTAACAAACTTAAAAGCCCTTACTTAAATTTGGTTAGGGTTTTTTCTCATGTAAGATTGTTTGTTTCTGGGAAAGACTTGAAAACATTAAGAGAAGGAGAAGTTTTAAACTATTTTTCTTCTATTCCTGAAGACCTAAATCGTTATGCGTATGGCCTTCACTTACTAGAAACAGTTTATAATTTTTCAAATCATAATCATGATCATGAAAAACTTTATTTATTTTTACTTAAGATTTTATCTTTAATTTCAATATCTGACAATTTTGAACTTTATGTCATGATGTTTGAGTTAAAACTATTGTATTTATTGGGCGTACAACCCCTTTTAAAACATTGTGTTTTTTGTGAAAATACTAAAACTTTATCTTTTTCAATAAAAGATGGGGGAATGGTATGTGAAAATCATGGTTCTTATAGTGAATATAAAGTGAGTGCCATTGAATTAATGATAAAACTGTATTATTATGATTTAAGTCTTGGTGAAAAAATTGATTTTCATGCAGAAGATATTGTATCTTTAAGATTATTAATTGATTCTTATTATGAATATCATTTAAACTATAAAAGTAAGTCTAGGCAAATGATTAAAGAGTTAATGGCTTATTAG
- a CDS encoding PhoH family protein gives MTEKLNINIELNQLIDLLGVNDKNIQLLKQLLDIEIYSNHQELVVETDSPEKLEWVHKIIRVLLELIHNNIVFNERDIIYIYHLLAKESEEDVISLFLSRKEIIKTFTGKPIYPKTFNQKKYIEMIENNTLIFGIGPAGTGKTYLAVLMAIKQLKNNKVKRIILTRPAVEAGEKLGFLPGDLKEKVDPYLRPLYDALYDVLGPKDALDLLDKQVIEIAPLAYMRGRTLDNAFVILDEAQNTTINQMKLFLTRLGFGSKMVVNGDITQIDLPSYQSSGLIKAKNILNNIHTVALLNFDKTDVVRHPLVQTIIERFENDQH, from the coding sequence TTGACTGAAAAATTAAATATAAATATTGAGTTAAATCAATTGATTGATCTATTAGGGGTAAATGATAAAAATATCCAGTTGTTAAAACAACTATTAGATATAGAAATATATTCTAATCACCAAGAGTTGGTTGTAGAAACAGATAGTCCTGAAAAACTTGAATGGGTCCATAAAATTATTCGTGTTTTATTGGAGTTGATTCATAACAATATCGTTTTTAACGAAAGAGATATCATTTATATTTACCACTTATTAGCAAAAGAATCTGAGGAAGATGTAATTTCTCTATTTTTATCTAGAAAAGAAATTATTAAAACTTTTACCGGTAAACCTATTTACCCAAAAACTTTTAATCAAAAAAAGTATATAGAGATGATAGAAAATAATACCTTAATTTTTGGAATTGGTCCAGCGGGGACAGGTAAAACCTATTTGGCTGTTTTAATGGCCATTAAGCAATTGAAAAACAATAAGGTTAAGCGTATTATTTTAACAAGACCTGCTGTAGAAGCTGGAGAAAAACTAGGTTTTTTGCCTGGTGATTTAAAAGAAAAGGTTGATCCATATTTAAGGCCACTTTATGATGCCTTATATGATGTTTTAGGTCCTAAAGATGCTTTGGATTTATTGGATAAACAAGTCATTGAAATAGCGCCTTTGGCCTATATGAGAGGACGTACTTTAGACAATGCTTTTGTAATACTTGATGAAGCTCAAAACACAACGATAAATCAAATGAAATTGTTTTTAACCCGCTTGGGTTTTGGATCTAAAATGGTCGTCAATGGAGATATTACTCAAATTGATTTGCCTAGTTATCAATCATCAGGCCTTATTAAGGCTAAAAATATACTAAATAATATTCATACAGTAGCTTTATTGAATTTCGATAAGACTGATGTGGTTAGACACCCATTGGTACAAACCATTATTGAGAGGTTTGAGAATGATCAACATTAA